Proteins from a single region of Lujinxingia litoralis:
- a CDS encoding vWA domain-containing protein: protein MSWLSRFPGSGVRTGAWVTLSAIWLALGACGDDAPAHGRTDADSGDLADVGEPGLELTSSALRLLPPQGQECGGEPTLRFPFVLFSQEGTPLAQGDMVDGEWLRPNETLEAGHLSFDQGYVARSGPSCRSDVECAEGLSCTAAERADGQRFCAAPVTASFVPGTVRQELALGREGSRELALSVLIQNTASFDGRLPTSVGALYDEHGEQALVANPGRATDAELRHRVMIQDFLTSLAGRFSPENAAVSLWFFGGDVGAQARPLTSGAEGGLSDYFTRDLESLNDRLRELPTLIPREANVYQSILRVLDRDLGLEKYQEFEKILVVFTDAPDQVYDPQAGAEEVRERLVETGVRLVVVHLDTALDTALLRDLPSQWGGNEACRDDASCGAPTCQSDADCQSFERCRSARLYAEQPGGAAGQTPDAYCLPARDRQGRVGPVDAYAELACASGGHYFYAAEVDDMVPVWNVLVPAWQSTWSVAGTLPTLGALRGSGFGRLSGVFSAKVGETHLGDRLSPRLETRVSADTRPVLDLR, encoded by the coding sequence ATGAGCTGGCTCTCGCGATTTCCGGGGTCCGGTGTGCGCACCGGGGCATGGGTGACGCTCTCTGCGATATGGTTGGCTCTGGGAGCCTGTGGTGATGATGCCCCGGCTCACGGGCGCACCGACGCCGACTCCGGCGATCTGGCCGATGTGGGGGAGCCGGGCCTGGAGCTGACCTCTTCTGCGCTGCGACTATTGCCGCCGCAGGGGCAGGAGTGTGGGGGCGAGCCAACGCTGCGTTTTCCTTTTGTGCTCTTTAGTCAGGAGGGCACGCCCCTGGCCCAGGGGGATATGGTCGATGGCGAGTGGCTCCGGCCCAATGAGACCCTGGAGGCCGGGCACCTGAGCTTCGATCAGGGGTACGTGGCGCGCTCCGGGCCGAGTTGTCGCAGCGATGTCGAGTGCGCCGAGGGGCTCAGCTGCACCGCGGCCGAACGCGCCGACGGGCAGCGTTTCTGCGCGGCGCCTGTCACGGCCAGCTTTGTGCCGGGGACGGTACGCCAGGAGTTGGCGCTGGGCCGAGAGGGCTCCCGGGAGCTGGCGCTGAGTGTGCTGATTCAGAACACCGCCAGTTTTGACGGCCGCCTGCCCACGTCGGTGGGGGCGCTCTACGATGAGCATGGCGAGCAGGCGCTGGTGGCCAATCCCGGCCGAGCCACCGACGCGGAGCTGCGTCATCGGGTGATGATCCAGGACTTTTTGACCTCGTTGGCCGGGCGTTTTAGCCCCGAGAATGCCGCGGTCAGCCTGTGGTTCTTCGGTGGCGATGTCGGCGCCCAGGCCCGTCCGTTGACCTCGGGAGCCGAAGGTGGGCTCTCGGATTACTTCACTCGGGATCTGGAGAGTCTCAACGATCGCCTGCGCGAATTGCCCACGCTGATCCCGCGGGAGGCCAACGTCTATCAATCGATCCTGCGGGTGCTCGATCGCGACCTGGGGCTGGAGAAGTACCAGGAGTTTGAGAAGATTTTAGTGGTGTTCACCGATGCTCCCGATCAGGTCTACGATCCGCAGGCCGGGGCCGAGGAGGTCCGCGAGCGCCTGGTAGAGACAGGGGTGCGACTGGTGGTGGTGCACCTGGATACGGCGCTTGATACCGCGCTGCTTCGCGATCTTCCCAGCCAGTGGGGAGGCAACGAGGCCTGTCGCGATGACGCGAGCTGCGGGGCGCCGACCTGCCAGAGCGATGCGGATTGCCAGAGCTTTGAGCGTTGCCGATCGGCCCGGCTCTATGCGGAGCAGCCCGGTGGCGCGGCGGGTCAGACCCCGGATGCCTATTGCCTGCCGGCGCGGGACCGTCAGGGACGTGTGGGGCCGGTGGACGCCTATGCGGAGTTGGCCTGTGCCAGCGGCGGTCATTATTTCTACGCGGCCGAGGTCGACGACATGGTGCCGGTCTGGAATGTGCTGGTGCCCGCCTGGCAGTCGACCTGGTCGGTGGCCGGGACCCTGCCCACGCTGGGGGCCCTCCGGGGCAGCGGGTTCGGGCGGCTCAGCGGGGTGTTCTCGGCGAAGGTCGGGGAGACCCATCTGGGCGATCGCCTCTCTCCTCGCCTGGAAACCCGCGTTAGCGCCGACACTCGCCCGGTACTGGACCTGCGTTAA
- the cheB gene encoding chemotaxis-specific protein-glutamate methyltransferase CheB, translated as MSLRIVIAEDSAIFAEVLLDVLRAEPGIEIVAMTDNGVDVVNLCEEHRPDLVLMDIHMPRQDGLAATEAIMARCPTPILVVTADPHRGGVDLSFKALSAGALDLMPKPQCLPFPEGEREALLRKIRLLSQIPVVRHVRGRKRQGIERPRLTPQTTPRNAADRPVAVVGVVASTGGPRALAGIVGQLPADFPAAITVVQHITHGFSTHLAHWLDNHSPLTVVEAREGMALKRGHLYIAPTERHMMLEPDLKLSVVEGPPVGGHCPSGDRLLTSLARHAAPRAIGVILSGMGDDGTVGLTAMHHTGCPTLAQDETSSVVYGMPRSAIAHGVIDRVVDIDQLADALIREVEKLQQRERA; from the coding sequence ATGAGCTTACGCATCGTCATCGCAGAAGACAGCGCGATCTTTGCCGAGGTTCTCCTCGACGTGCTGCGCGCCGAGCCCGGCATAGAGATTGTGGCCATGACCGACAACGGCGTCGACGTGGTCAACCTGTGTGAGGAGCATCGCCCCGATCTGGTGCTGATGGACATCCACATGCCGCGCCAGGATGGTCTGGCGGCCACCGAGGCGATCATGGCGCGCTGCCCCACGCCGATCCTCGTGGTCACCGCCGATCCTCACCGCGGTGGCGTCGACCTCTCGTTTAAAGCGCTCTCGGCCGGGGCCCTCGACCTGATGCCCAAACCTCAGTGCCTGCCCTTCCCCGAGGGCGAGCGCGAGGCGCTCCTGCGCAAAATCCGGCTCCTCTCCCAGATCCCGGTGGTTCGCCATGTGCGCGGCCGCAAGCGCCAGGGGATCGAGCGCCCCAGGCTCACACCGCAGACCACGCCGCGAAACGCCGCCGATCGCCCGGTGGCCGTCGTGGGCGTCGTCGCCTCCACCGGGGGCCCCAGAGCCCTGGCCGGGATCGTGGGCCAACTGCCCGCCGACTTCCCGGCGGCCATCACCGTGGTCCAGCACATTACCCACGGCTTCTCTACCCACCTGGCCCACTGGCTCGACAACCACAGCCCGCTCACCGTGGTGGAGGCCCGGGAGGGCATGGCGCTCAAGCGCGGCCACCTCTACATCGCCCCCACCGAGCGCCATATGATGCTGGAGCCCGACCTCAAACTCAGCGTCGTCGAGGGGCCGCCGGTGGGAGGACACTGCCCCAGCGGCGATCGCCTCCTGACCAGCCTCGCCCGCCACGCGGCGCCTCGGGCCATCGGTGTCATCTTAAGCGGCATGGGAGACGACGGAACCGTGGGGTTGACGGCCATGCACCATACCGGCTGTCCCACGCTGGCGCAGGATGAGACCAGCTCGGTGGTCTATGGCATGCCCCGCTCCGCCATTGCCCACGGCGTGATCGACCGCGTGGTCGACATCGATCAACTCGCCGACGCTCTGATTCGGGAGGTCGAGAAACTTCAGCAGCGGGAGCGGGCATGA
- a CDS encoding CheR family methyltransferase yields the protein MTQRRFPRREVITQACELFERWTGFALRGAAPTRIADTFARRAEALGYDDPLTYVEALQDLSSTAAEPQRLVNLITNGLTAFWRDEPQLLALRSILRKLGASATRERPLQIWCAGVSTGEEAYTVAMLASEEQVPADILGTDVNTEFLSVARRGQYGSWSLRRLDETRRRTFLRPLNEHTFEVAHPDLQAVRFDHHNLLHTAPRSRRADMRWDVILCRNVLIYFTPRASTTVVGHLADALAHDGYLMLGSSEQIHVEQLNTQGPRLRPTRHGEGFLYRRHETRPGQTIEPGAWTISESTLEELLNPPAPDYDGLDEVTSDVGLNDTVVNLLQDAARHITDGELRLAMACLEAATSYDPFVVEGHCLMGEVLAALDSRRAALKAYQKALFLEPYHWVAAWGAARLHEHFGELEAARRAWRQTLEGLAAHPDPLRFALVLPRLIGPMDDARQQAHEQAHRALSVVSEL from the coding sequence ATGACCCAGCGTCGCTTCCCACGCCGTGAGGTGATTACCCAGGCCTGCGAGCTCTTTGAGCGCTGGACCGGCTTCGCGCTGCGCGGAGCTGCGCCCACGCGCATCGCCGACACCTTTGCGCGCCGCGCTGAAGCGCTGGGCTACGACGATCCTCTCACCTACGTCGAAGCCCTCCAGGATCTCTCCTCCACCGCGGCCGAGCCCCAGCGCCTGGTCAATCTGATCACCAACGGACTCACCGCCTTCTGGCGCGACGAGCCCCAGCTCCTGGCCCTGCGCTCCATCCTCCGCAAGCTGGGCGCATCGGCCACCCGCGAGCGCCCCCTACAGATCTGGTGTGCCGGAGTCTCCACCGGCGAAGAGGCCTACACCGTGGCCATGCTCGCCAGCGAAGAGCAGGTCCCCGCCGATATTCTGGGCACCGACGTCAACACCGAGTTCTTAAGCGTGGCGCGCCGGGGACAATACGGCAGCTGGAGCCTGCGACGTCTTGATGAGACGCGCCGCCGCACTTTTTTGCGTCCCCTCAATGAGCACACCTTCGAGGTGGCTCACCCCGATCTTCAGGCCGTGCGCTTCGATCATCATAACCTGCTGCACACCGCGCCCCGTTCGCGCCGCGCCGACATGCGCTGGGATGTGATCCTCTGCCGCAACGTGCTGATCTATTTCACCCCGCGCGCCTCCACTACTGTGGTCGGCCACCTGGCCGACGCGCTGGCCCACGACGGCTACCTGATGCTGGGCTCCTCGGAGCAGATCCACGTGGAGCAGCTCAACACCCAGGGCCCCCGCCTCCGTCCCACGCGCCATGGTGAGGGCTTTCTATACCGCCGTCACGAGACCCGCCCGGGCCAGACCATCGAGCCCGGCGCCTGGACGATCTCGGAGAGCACGCTGGAAGAGCTGCTCAATCCCCCGGCCCCCGACTACGACGGGCTCGATGAAGTCACCAGCGATGTGGGCCTCAACGACACCGTCGTCAATCTGCTTCAGGACGCCGCCAGGCACATCACCGACGGCGAGCTGCGTCTGGCAATGGCCTGCCTGGAGGCCGCCACCAGCTACGATCCCTTTGTCGTCGAGGGACACTGCCTGATGGGCGAGGTGCTGGCCGCCCTCGATTCCCGGCGCGCCGCCCTCAAAGCCTACCAGAAGGCCCTCTTTCTGGAGCCCTACCACTGGGTGGCCGCCTGGGGCGCGGCCAGACTCCATGAACACTTTGGAGAATTGGAGGCCGCACGACGGGCCTGGCGCCAAACTCTGGAGGGGCTGGCCGCCCACCCCGACCCGCTGCGTTTCGCGCTGGTACTCCCCCGACTGATCGGCCCGATGGACGACGCCCGCCAGCAGGCCCATGAGCAGGCGCATCGGGCGCTCTCGGTGGTCAGCGAACTCTAA
- a CDS encoding PEGA domain-containing protein translates to MRALMKKGLLAALLLMSSACASTTLIESQPAGATLIIDGERYAGETPVQVRDLPWFFSRRSYHLSMEGYHPRVVELEAKANSKSWVACVCTLGTMWPLVFFGKYPGDLVVRMSPVEPPARAEFQPRPSVTFGR, encoded by the coding sequence ATGCGCGCGCTGATGAAAAAGGGTTTGCTCGCGGCGCTGCTGCTGATGAGCAGTGCCTGCGCCTCGACCACGCTGATTGAGAGCCAGCCGGCCGGAGCGACGCTGATCATTGATGGCGAGCGCTACGCCGGGGAGACACCGGTGCAGGTGCGAGACCTGCCCTGGTTCTTCAGTCGCCGCTCTTACCACCTTTCGATGGAGGGGTATCATCCCCGGGTGGTGGAGCTGGAAGCGAAGGCGAACTCCAAGAGCTGGGTGGCGTGCGTGTGCACGCTGGGCACCATGTGGCCGCTGGTATTTTTTGGCAAATACCCCGGCGATCTGGTGGTGCGCATGAGCCCGGTGGAGCCCCCGGCCCGCGCCGAGTTTCAGCCCCGGCCTTCGGTGACTTTCGGGCGCTGA
- a CDS encoding TraR/DksA family transcriptional regulator, which produces MSEQSDYPEAFLDEMRQELEAQRQELVRSSTVTFHDMRDREREPRDSIDESNDEQGNATELRLKDRERLLLAKVNDALYRMDTGDYGVCEECGVLIGEARLRARPMAELCIDCKEDQEREERRLHASRPGMFSALE; this is translated from the coding sequence ATGAGCGAACAAAGCGACTACCCCGAGGCCTTTCTCGACGAGATGCGCCAGGAACTGGAGGCCCAGCGCCAGGAACTGGTACGCAGCAGCACCGTGACCTTCCACGACATGCGCGATCGGGAGCGCGAGCCCCGCGACTCCATCGACGAATCCAACGATGAACAGGGCAACGCCACCGAGCTGCGCCTCAAAGATCGCGAACGCCTCCTCCTGGCAAAAGTCAACGACGCGCTCTACCGGATGGACACCGGCGACTACGGCGTCTGCGAGGAGTGCGGCGTCCTCATCGGCGAGGCCCGACTGCGCGCCCGCCCCATGGCCGAACTCTGCATTGATTGTAAAGAAGATCAGGAGCGCGAGGAGCGCCGCCTTCATGCCTCGCGCCCCGGGATGTTCTCGGCACTGGAGTAG
- a CDS encoding GNAT family N-acetyltransferase gives MAVEELTQRDELREFLVQDRLANAYLLGNLDPAYFQFCRWYGARDESGQVAHLMLVYRGLSLPVVFTSGRGEDLSEFLEACYEEVPERFHFHVLETQMGGLTSAFELGQAEAMIRMGLEREHFQPGERDARVERLGHRDTAQIMALYEHYPDNFFEPYQLETGLYFGIRDAEGALVSIAGVHVVSEAHDIAVIGNLVTHSERRGEGLATACTARLLEELFERVSLVALNVQAENAPAIKMYENFGFKANNRFYEGRWSKATER, from the coding sequence ATGGCTGTCGAAGAGCTAACCCAGCGCGATGAACTGCGAGAGTTTTTGGTTCAGGATCGCCTGGCCAATGCCTATTTGCTGGGGAACCTCGACCCGGCCTACTTTCAGTTCTGCCGGTGGTATGGGGCGCGCGATGAGAGCGGCCAGGTTGCCCACCTGATGTTGGTCTATCGCGGGTTGAGCCTGCCGGTGGTCTTTACCAGCGGTCGCGGGGAGGACCTGTCTGAGTTTCTGGAGGCCTGTTACGAGGAGGTTCCGGAGCGTTTCCACTTCCATGTGCTGGAGACGCAGATGGGCGGCTTGACCTCGGCCTTTGAGCTGGGGCAGGCCGAGGCGATGATCCGGATGGGGCTGGAGCGCGAGCATTTTCAGCCCGGGGAGCGCGACGCGCGGGTGGAGCGGCTGGGACACCGCGATACCGCCCAGATCATGGCGCTCTATGAACACTACCCCGATAATTTCTTTGAGCCCTACCAGCTGGAGACCGGGCTCTATTTTGGGATTCGCGATGCGGAGGGCGCCCTGGTCAGCATCGCCGGGGTGCATGTGGTGAGTGAGGCGCACGATATCGCGGTGATCGGCAACCTGGTGACGCATTCGGAGCGGCGCGGCGAGGGGCTGGCCACCGCGTGTACGGCACGCCTTTTGGAGGAGCTCTTTGAGCGGGTCTCCCTGGTGGCGCTCAACGTGCAGGCCGAGAATGCTCCGGCGATCAAGATGTATGAAAACTTCGGATTTAAGGCCAACAACCGCTTCTACGAGGGGCGCTGGTCCAAGGCCACCGAGCGCTAG
- a CDS encoding ATP-dependent helicase gives MMTMTQDWLNHLNNAQRQAVTHPAGPLLVLAGAGSGKTRVLTHRIAYLIAEEGVAPHQIVAMTFTNKAAQEMRERVDHLLEGQAPGQGSQVTISTFHSLGARILRRHAPAAGLSWSFSIYDDADQRRLITRVLDEAGDERARADVRRLQSYIDACKNRGWTPDQAHEHAHDARAEADAELYAHYQRALAQAGAVDFGDLILGVLSLFRNHPQLARQYSSRWQHVLVDEFQDTNPAQYEFLDHLTSVHNNLTVVGDDDQAIYRWRGATVANILGFEDANESAARVKLEQNYRSTSLILEAANDVIARNDRRHAKKLWTERQGGEPIVAFTGADDREEAAYVAETIFDMTRQGADYDDFAIFYRTNAQGRLFEEQLRSWGVPYRIVGGLSFYAREEIKDLLAYLRCALNPNDDVATARVINTPRRGVGKTTLEKLAQATSVQGVESLQNALLLALEDRPAQNDLFATRRPRPRNPAERMLVETVEELSGVSRRGIQEFWEILQATRDDLLHYEELTPILERLIERISYFEHLERTDSESAEDRIRNVGELLSAIEEFERDPNSIALIEAVQEAMPDDLDDLLTTAPASLRLRAFLDRSALVQSTDQEGASGQAVTMMTIHGSKGLEFRTVFVAGLEEETFPSLRDQNDAEELAEERRLAYVAITRARDRLYLTNARRRRVYGQFKDTVPSRFLLDIAPERLIIDPRSAAKELDYARDRRQRLGHPSHEFPAPQIPAQHSPGFDFNQAPAADEAFSQESFAQEQPDWESNFSQTPDAWDVRTTPTGDDQLIGATVSHTKFGIGEVVAISGQGDKARLTIDFPAVGQQTVIRKFLKILG, from the coding sequence ATGATGACGATGACTCAGGACTGGTTAAACCACCTCAACAACGCCCAACGTCAGGCGGTCACCCACCCGGCTGGCCCCCTGCTGGTGCTGGCCGGTGCCGGCAGCGGTAAGACCCGCGTGCTCACCCACCGCATCGCCTACCTCATTGCCGAGGAAGGCGTGGCGCCTCACCAGATCGTGGCGATGACCTTTACCAACAAGGCCGCCCAGGAGATGCGCGAGCGCGTCGACCACCTCCTGGAGGGACAGGCGCCGGGACAGGGCTCCCAGGTCACCATCTCGACCTTTCACAGCCTGGGCGCCCGCATTCTCCGCCGCCACGCCCCGGCCGCCGGTCTGAGCTGGAGCTTCTCGATCTACGACGACGCCGATCAGCGCCGGCTGATCACCCGCGTCCTGGATGAGGCCGGCGATGAACGCGCCCGCGCCGATGTGCGCCGCCTCCAGAGTTACATCGATGCCTGCAAAAACCGGGGCTGGACCCCGGATCAGGCCCACGAACACGCTCACGATGCCCGCGCCGAGGCCGACGCCGAGCTCTACGCCCACTACCAGCGCGCCCTGGCCCAGGCCGGCGCCGTCGACTTCGGCGACCTGATCCTCGGCGTGCTCTCCCTCTTTCGCAACCACCCCCAGCTGGCTCGCCAGTACAGCTCCCGCTGGCAACACGTGCTCGTCGACGAATTCCAGGACACCAACCCCGCCCAGTACGAGTTTCTCGATCATCTCACCTCGGTGCACAACAACCTCACCGTGGTCGGAGACGACGACCAGGCCATCTACCGCTGGCGCGGGGCCACCGTCGCCAACATCCTGGGATTTGAAGACGCCAACGAAAGCGCCGCCCGCGTCAAACTGGAGCAAAACTACCGCTCCACCTCCCTAATCCTGGAAGCCGCCAACGACGTCATCGCCCGCAACGACCGCCGCCACGCCAAAAAACTCTGGACCGAGCGCCAGGGCGGCGAACCGATCGTGGCCTTTACCGGCGCCGACGATCGCGAAGAAGCAGCCTACGTGGCCGAAACCATCTTCGATATGACCCGCCAGGGCGCGGACTACGACGACTTCGCGATCTTCTACCGCACCAACGCCCAGGGACGCCTCTTCGAGGAACAACTCCGCAGCTGGGGCGTGCCCTACCGCATCGTCGGAGGACTGAGCTTCTACGCGCGCGAAGAGATCAAAGATCTGCTGGCCTACCTGCGCTGCGCGCTCAACCCCAACGACGACGTGGCCACCGCCCGCGTGATCAACACCCCGCGGCGCGGCGTGGGCAAGACCACCCTGGAGAAGCTCGCCCAGGCCACCTCCGTCCAGGGGGTCGAGAGCCTGCAAAACGCCCTGCTCCTGGCCCTGGAAGATCGCCCCGCCCAGAATGACCTCTTTGCCACCCGCCGCCCTCGCCCCCGAAACCCCGCCGAGCGCATGCTCGTGGAGACCGTCGAAGAGCTCAGCGGCGTCTCCCGACGCGGCATCCAAGAGTTCTGGGAGATCCTCCAGGCCACCCGCGACGATCTTCTGCACTACGAAGAACTCACCCCGATCCTGGAGCGCCTCATCGAGCGCATCTCCTACTTCGAGCATCTGGAGCGCACCGACTCCGAGAGCGCCGAAGACCGCATCCGTAACGTCGGCGAACTCCTCAGCGCGATCGAGGAGTTCGAGCGCGATCCCAACAGCATCGCCCTGATCGAAGCCGTCCAGGAGGCGATGCCCGACGACCTCGATGACCTGCTCACCACCGCCCCGGCCTCCCTGCGCCTGCGAGCGTTTCTGGACCGCTCCGCCCTGGTCCAGAGCACCGACCAGGAGGGCGCCTCCGGACAGGCCGTCACCATGATGACCATTCACGGCTCCAAAGGCCTGGAGTTTCGCACCGTCTTTGTCGCCGGCCTCGAAGAAGAAACCTTCCCCAGCCTGCGCGATCAAAACGACGCCGAAGAACTCGCCGAAGAACGCCGCCTGGCCTACGTGGCCATCACCCGCGCCCGCGATCGCCTCTACCTGACCAACGCCCGACGACGCCGGGTCTACGGCCAGTTCAAAGACACCGTCCCCAGCCGTTTCCTGCTCGACATCGCCCCGGAGCGCCTGATCATCGACCCGCGCTCCGCAGCCAAAGAGCTCGACTACGCCCGGGACCGCCGCCAACGCCTGGGCCACCCGTCACACGAGTTCCCCGCGCCACAGATCCCCGCCCAGCACAGCCCGGGCTTTGACTTCAATCAGGCCCCCGCCGCCGATGAGGCCTTCTCCCAGGAGAGCTTCGCCCAGGAGCAGCCCGACTGGGAATCGAACTTCTCCCAGACCCCCGACGCCTGGGATGTTCGCACCACCCCCACTGGCGACGATCAACTGATCGGCGCCACGGTCAGCCACACAAAATTCGGCATCGGCGAAGTCGTCGCCATCTCCGGTCAGGGCGACAAGGCTCGCCTGACCATTGATTTTCCGGCGGTCGGCCAGCAGACGGTGATCCGTAAATTCTTGAAAATACTCGGATAA
- a CDS encoding isocitrate/isopropylmalate dehydrogenase family protein, whose protein sequence is MSRKVSLIRGDGIGPEIVDATVSVIEALGVDLEWEEVRAGSGCFKDLGTPLPEETLLSIARNQCVLKGPLETPIGTGFRSINVAIRKHFDMYANVRPARLSPALTTRFSDTKVDIVVVRENTEGAYCGIEHVIPPNRSAAESIILVTRWACERIVRYAFDFARREGRSKVTLVHKANILKETNGLLLEVGQSIAREYDDIQFEDMIVDNACMQLVMRPENFDVIVTENLFGDILSDLTAGLIGGLGLTPGANIGEGASMFEAVHGTAPDIAGKGVANPTALMRAGGMMLGHLGYVDEAQLLEKAITATMANPENRTGDLGGKATTKQYTQALISAIQEG, encoded by the coding sequence ATGAGCCGTAAAGTATCCCTGATTCGCGGTGATGGGATTGGTCCGGAGATCGTCGATGCGACGGTTTCGGTGATTGAAGCGCTGGGCGTCGATCTGGAGTGGGAAGAGGTTCGCGCCGGCTCGGGGTGCTTTAAGGACCTGGGAACTCCGCTGCCCGAAGAGACGCTCTTGAGCATTGCGCGCAACCAGTGCGTGCTTAAGGGGCCGCTGGAGACGCCGATCGGCACCGGCTTCCGCAGCATCAACGTGGCGATCCGCAAGCATTTCGACATGTACGCCAACGTGCGTCCGGCCCGGCTTTCGCCGGCGCTGACCACGCGTTTCTCCGACACCAAGGTCGACATCGTGGTGGTGCGTGAGAACACCGAGGGTGCGTACTGCGGGATTGAGCACGTGATTCCGCCCAACCGTTCTGCGGCCGAGTCGATCATTCTGGTGACGCGCTGGGCCTGTGAGCGCATCGTGCGTTACGCCTTTGATTTTGCCCGCCGCGAGGGCCGCTCCAAGGTGACGCTGGTGCACAAGGCCAACATCCTCAAGGAGACCAACGGTCTTCTGCTGGAAGTCGGGCAGAGCATTGCGCGGGAGTACGACGATATTCAGTTCGAAGACATGATCGTCGACAACGCCTGCATGCAGCTGGTGATGCGTCCGGAGAACTTCGATGTGATCGTCACCGAGAACCTCTTCGGCGACATCCTCTCCGACCTGACCGCCGGGCTGATCGGTGGGCTGGGGCTGACGCCGGGAGCCAACATCGGTGAAGGCGCCTCGATGTTTGAAGCGGTGCACGGGACTGCGCCCGACATCGCCGGCAAGGGGGTTGCCAACCCCACGGCGCTGATGCGGGCCGGGGGCATGATGCTCGGTCACCTGGGCTATGTGGACGAGGCCCAGTTGCTGGAGAAGGCCATCACCGCCACGATGGCCAACCCGGAGAATCGCACCGGTGATCTGGGCGGCAAGGCCACTACCAAGCAGTACACCCAGGCGCTGATCTCGGCGATTCAGGAGGGCTAA
- a CDS encoding tetratricopeptide repeat protein, producing the protein MTTPQLDTIVRLIETAQQAHALSDRALVAAIQLFSRTGELPQAAVEEDQVARAVLAASWLLFVAAPAHTPRAFVTASMHLELVSAGEREFDAIFPELEALLGQAPERPDEAPSWLPAFLDAAPAELDLNDEIVALEEHIDAPLQVLRDHHEAFTNDVSAMMNLIVAGFDQDVSRGALSALDALDLPADFNRDDASALRALADERNALGDMQATEALLSRYLQLHPDDAPALVERGIARGALEDLTGAQDDFARALDLDPTLVSARINRALTHHALGEIEQALEDYDAALAEISDDADLWTNRAVARFAHNNFSGAMADLNRALQLNDRHLIAYFQRGNVRRVLGEVGHALQDYERAIQIKPDFVDVYAARGFLYLQLEETKKAAADFGLAIGFEPGEPMHYYNRAHARLLDQDYKGAIADYDAALELAPDDVEALTNRGGARMIDGDLEGAVEDWELAIEIDPYYPSPYLKRAAMWIAAEEHEAAAQDLSAALDCAPEEWEHRKEVQETLNELLNELGFDRPD; encoded by the coding sequence GTGACCACGCCGCAGCTCGACACCATCGTCCGGCTCATTGAAACCGCCCAGCAGGCCCACGCCCTCAGCGACCGCGCCCTGGTCGCCGCCATCCAACTCTTCTCGCGCACCGGGGAGCTGCCCCAGGCCGCCGTCGAAGAGGACCAGGTCGCCCGGGCCGTGCTCGCTGCCAGCTGGCTCCTCTTTGTCGCGGCACCGGCCCATACCCCCCGAGCCTTTGTCACCGCCTCCATGCACCTGGAGCTGGTCAGCGCCGGCGAACGTGAGTTCGACGCCATCTTCCCGGAGCTCGAAGCCCTCCTCGGCCAGGCGCCCGAACGCCCGGACGAGGCCCCGAGCTGGCTCCCGGCCTTCCTCGACGCAGCGCCCGCCGAACTCGACCTCAACGACGAGATCGTGGCCCTCGAAGAACACATCGACGCCCCCCTGCAAGTCCTGCGCGATCACCACGAAGCGTTTACCAACGATGTCAGCGCGATGATGAACCTCATCGTCGCCGGCTTCGATCAGGACGTCAGCCGCGGCGCGCTCAGCGCACTGGACGCGCTGGATCTCCCCGCAGACTTTAACCGTGACGACGCCAGCGCGCTGCGCGCGCTGGCCGATGAGCGCAACGCGCTGGGCGATATGCAGGCCACCGAGGCCCTCCTCTCCCGCTACCTTCAACTCCACCCCGACGACGCCCCGGCCCTGGTCGAGCGCGGCATCGCCCGCGGCGCCCTCGAAGACCTCACCGGCGCTCAGGACGACTTCGCGCGCGCCCTCGACCTCGACCCCACCCTGGTCAGTGCCCGCATCAATCGCGCCCTTACCCATCACGCCCTGGGCGAGATTGAACAGGCCCTTGAAGACTACGACGCCGCCCTGGCCGAGATCTCAGACGACGCCGACCTCTGGACCAACCGCGCCGTGGCCCGCTTCGCCCACAACAACTTCTCCGGCGCCATGGCCGACCTGAACCGGGCGCTCCAGCTCAACGACCGCCACCTGATCGCCTACTTCCAGCGGGGCAACGTGCGCCGGGTGCTCGGTGAAGTGGGCCACGCCCTCCAGGACTACGAACGGGCCATCCAGATCAAACCCGACTTCGTCGACGTCTACGCCGCCCGGGGCTTTCTCTACCTTCAGCTCGAAGAGACCAAAAAAGCCGCGGCCGACTTCGGCCTGGCCATCGGCTTTGAGCCCGGCGAACCCATGCACTACTACAACCGGGCCCACGCCCGACTCCTCGACCAGGACTACAAGGGCGCCATCGCCGACTACGACGCCGCCCTGGAGTTGGCCCCCGACGATGTGGAAGCCCTGACCAACCGCGGTGGCGCTCGCATGATCGACGGAGACCTCGAAGGCGCCGTCGAAGACTGGGAACTCGCCATCGAAATCGATCCTTACTACCCCTCGCCCTACCTCAAACGCGCGGCGATGTGGATCGCGGCCGAGGAGCATGAGGCCGCCGCCCAGGATCTCTCCGCCGCCCTGGATTGCGCCCCCGAAGAGTGGGAGCACCGCAAAGAAGTGCAGGAGACGCTCAATGAATTGCTCAACGAGCTGGGGTTTGATCGCCCCGACTGA